A genomic region of Equus caballus isolate H_3958 breed thoroughbred chromosome 1, TB-T2T, whole genome shotgun sequence contains the following coding sequences:
- the MFSD13A gene encoding transmembrane protein 180 isoform X2: protein MAPWPSSSLSCTTCSCFTTWTPLSQCTRSTKLPSGLERLGTGLSSRAVVLARVRALGWHGPLLALSFLAFWVPWAPAGLQFLLCLCLYDGFLTLVDLHHHALLADLALSAHDRTHLNFYCSLFSAAGSLSVFASYAFWDKEDFSSFRVFCVALAAGSGLGFVGATRLLKRRVEAAGRDPGYPALAVDGSLCGEEPLAGGEEAGSITLGQYLRQLAHHRNFLWFVGMDLVQVFHCHFNSNFFPLFLEHLLSDHISLSMGSFLLGISYVAPHLNNLYFLPLCRRWGVYTVVRGLFLLKLGLSLLMLLAGPDRPGLLCLFIASNRVFTEGTCKLLTLVVTDLVDEDLVLNHRKQAASALLFGMVALVTKPGQTFAPLLGTWLLCFYTGHDLFHQPPLTPVGSAQPWPEPPAPPPAQAPTLRQGCFYLLVLVPITCALLQLFTWSQFTLHGRRLHMVKAQRQNLSRAQTLDVKTV from the exons GTTGGGCACCGGGCTATCCTCGAGGGCCGTGGTGCTGGCACGGGTGCGGGCACTGGGCTGGCACGGGCCGCTGCTGGCACTGTCATTCCTGGCGTTCTGGGTGCCCTGGGCCCCAGCTGGCCTGCAGTTCTTGCTGTGCCTGTGCCTCTATGATGGCTTCCTGACGCTCGTGGACCTGCACCATCACGCCTTGCTGGCTGACCTGGCCCTCTCAGCCCACGACCGCACCCACCTCAACTTCTACTGCTCCCTCTTCAGTGCGGCTGGCTCCCTCTCTGTCTTTGCCTCCTATGCCTTCTGGGACAAAGAGGACTTCTCTTCTTTCCGCGTCTTCTGCGTGGCACTGGCCGCTGGCTCTGGGCTGGGCTTTGTGGGGGCCACACGGCTGCTGAAGCGGCGGGTTGAGGCAGCTGGCAGGGATCCAGGGTACCCAGCCCTGGCCGTGGATGGCAG CCTGTGTGGAGAGGAGCCACTTGCAGGCGGTGAGGAGGCGGGCAGCATCACCTTGGGCCAGTACCTCCGGCAGCTGGCACACCACCGGAACTTCCTGTGGTTCGTGGGCATGGACCTGGTACAG GTCTTTCACTGCCATTTCAACAGCAACTTCTTCCCCCTCTTCCTGGAGCATCTGTTGTCAGACCACATCTCCCTCTCCATGGGCTCCTTCCTGTTGG GCATCTCCTACGTCGCTCCCCATCTCAACAACCTCTACTTCCTGCCCCTGTGCCGGCGCTGGGGAGTCTACACTGTGGTGCGGGGGCTCTTCCTGCTCAAGCTGGGCCTGAGCCTGCTTATGCTGTTGGCTGGCCCCGACCGCCCTGGCCTGCTCTGCCTCTTCATTGCCAG CAACCGTGTCTTCACTGAGGGCACCTGTAAGCTGTTGACCTTGGTGGTCACCGACCTGGTGGACGAGGACCTGGTGCTGAACCACCGCAAGCAGGCGGCCTCCGCGCTTCTCTTTGGCATGGTGGCCCTGGTGACCAAGCCAGGCCAGACCTTCGCACCACTGCTGGGCACCTGGCTGCTGTGCTTCTACACag GTCATGATCTCTTCCACCAGCCCCCACTGACCCCTGTGGGGAGTGCCCAGCCCTGGCCAgagcccccggccccgcccccagcgcAGGCCCCGACACTCCGCCAGGGCTGCTTCTACCTGCTGGTGCTGGTGCCCATCacctgtgctctgctgcagcTGTTCACCTGGTCCCAGTTCACGCTGCATGGGAGGCGCCTGCATATGGTCAAAGCCCAGCGCCAGAACCTGTCACGGGCCCAAACCCTGGACGTTAAGACGGTGTGA